A genomic region of Hypanus sabinus isolate sHypSab1 unplaced genomic scaffold, sHypSab1.hap1 scaffold_248, whole genome shotgun sequence contains the following coding sequences:
- the LOC132387991 gene encoding NACHT, LRR and PYD domains-containing protein 3-like isoform X1, with protein sequence MMLHEHQNRITPVKMAQGAGIGRVPVQSTSGKVTGPSTAITELLASWDDFQLLQLTDFYRDRLEQAMEGGVHGVSLALTAENQFSGEEHRKICDLADKGERADSSKLLLSLVMEKGSRARRVMWETFVKMRIGVPKLDKILKEIQEHGCVPVHRPVPEIPRELKDVQQKHKETLWEQTKTLRVNTILMREKVKVFQLVDRYFELTVISTVRDRRLVEHELLARGRDHEEWREKHLGRELEKIRTDQLFQSSFSRSKSKSGSSAAVAGVPGIGKTTMVQKIVYDWATGTIFQQFQFVFSFKFRELNSINCRISLRELILDQYPYFGNILREVWKNPEGLLFIFDGLDEFKHRIDFADSRRDTEPKQQCPDPEWWCEVSDVVYSLIQGKLLPGCSVLVTTRPTALHLLEKAEISGWAEILGLVGEERKEYFSRHFEDQTVAAAVFKYVKENEILYTMSYNPSYCWILALALGPFFTQRVRDPQRVPKTITQLYSYYIYNILKNHGREIENPRNVLLRVGQMAFSGVSEKKIVFTDDDLINHNLQPSQFLSGFLMELLEREDSARSVVYTFPHLTIQEFVAAVAQFLNPHPGDILIFLNEAHNTTDGRFEVFLRFVAGLSSPMTARGLEEFLGPFPHETTCQVIDWVKKKVKHQSSNTESEAGKRSLLNTLHYLFESQNLGLAQAALESMESLSFRGMTLTPIDCAVLSYVIGLRDTIKHLDLEYCLVQSEGIQRLGPRLHKCQDLRLAGNELGDSGVKLVSAALRNPECKIQKLGLDNVDLTVSGAENLASALGTNRSLMDLNMDRNKLGDSGVKLLSVALKNPECKIQKLGLRDISLTDSGVEDLVSALSTNPSLTELDLSENKLGDSGVKLVSAALRNPECKIQKLGLYNVGLRDSGAEDLASALITYPSLTELDLGLNSLTDRSVPALRRLILTLPSLERIWLHWNRFSPTGERELRSLQEPRPGLRVEL encoded by the exons ATGATGCTTCACG AGCATCAAAACCGGATCACACCCGTCAAAATGGCACAAGGAGCAGGCATCGGAAGAGTTCCAGTGCAGTCAACATCGGGAAAGGTCACGG GTCCGAGCACAGCAATCACTGAGCTCCTGGCAAGTTGGGAcgatttccagctgctgcagctgacggacttctaccgggacaggctggagcaggcgatggaaggaggggtgcacggagtgagcctggcgttaacggccgagaatcagttcagcggagaggaacatcgg aaaatctgtgatctcgctgataagggagagcgggcggacagttctaaactcctcctgagcctggtgatggagaaaggctcccgcgcccggagggtgatgtgggaaacctttgtcaaaatgcggattggtgtcccaaaattggacaaaatactgaaagaaataCAGGAACATG GCTGTGTTCCGGTCCATCGACCCGTACCGGAGATTCCCAGAGAACTGAAAG atgtacaacagaaacacaaggagactctgtgGGAACAAActaaaacactgagagtgaacacgatcctgatgcgggagaaggtgaaggttttccagctggttgatcgatacttTGAGCTCActgtcatttctactgttcgggatcggagactggtggaacacgagctgctggcaagaggcagagatcacgaggagtggagagagaaacatctcgGCAGAGAGCTGGAGAAAATCCGGACTGATCAGctgttccagagcagcttttcccggagtaaatccaaatctgggagttcggcagcagtggccggagtcccggggattgggaaaacaacaatggtacaaaagattgtatatgactgggccacggggacAATATtccaacagttccagtttgtcttcagtttcaaattccgagaGTTAAACTCCATTAACTGTAGAATAAGcctgagggaactgattctggatcagtatccttactttgggaatatcctgagagaggtctggaagaacccagagggattgctgtttatattcgatggtttggacgaattcaaacacagaatcgattttgctgacagtcggagagatacagaacCAAAGCAacagtgcccagatcccgagtggtggtgtgaagtgtctgacgttgtgtacagtttaatccagggcaagctgctcccagggtgttcagtgctggtgaccacccgtcccactgcgttacatttattggaaaaggcagagatcagtggctgggctgaaatcctgggattggttggtgaggaaaggaaggaatatttcagcaggcattttgaagatcagacggtggcggcagctgttttcaaatatgtgaaggagaacgagatcctgtacaccatgagctacaacccctcctactgctggatcctcgctctggcactgggccccttcttcacacaaagagtcagggacccgcagcgagttcccaagaccatcacccaactgtactcctactatatttacaacatcctgaaaaaccacggccgtgagattgagaacccccgtaatgtgttactcagggttggtcagatggccttcagtggagtgtccgagaagaagattgtgtttactgATGATGAtttgatcaaccacaatctgcagccttcccagttcctgtccgggttcctgatggagcttttggagagagaggattctgcccggagcgtggtgtacacattcccacacctcaccatccaagagtttgtagctgcagtcgcacaattcctgaatccacatcccggggatatcctgatATTCCTCAATGAAGcccacaacacgacagatggacgatttgaggtatttcttcgttttgttgctggtctctcctccccaatgacagctcggggcctggaagagtttctgggtccatttcctcatgaaacaacctgccaggtgattgactgggtgaagaagAAGGTTAAACACCAGAGTTCaaacacagagagtgaagctggtaaaaggagcctcctgaacacattgcactatctgtttgagtctcagaatcttggactggctcaggccgcactggaatcaatggaatcactttcattccgtggaatgacactgaccccgattgactgcgcggtcctgtcttaTGTCATCGGACTCCGTGacacaataaaacacctcgacctggagTACTGCCTTGTTCAgagtgaaggaatccagcggctgggacccaggctgcacaagtgccaggatttGAG acttgcggggaatgaactgggagattcaggagtgaaactggtttcTGCGGcgctgaggaacccggagtgtaaaatacagaaactggg GTTGGACAATGTCGATCTCACAGTTTCTGGCGCCGAGAATCTTGCCTCCGCTCTCGGAACAAACCGATCACTGATGGATCTGAACATGGAtcgtaataaactgggagattcaggagtgaaactgctgTCTGTGGCTCTgaagaacccggagtgtaaaatacagaaactggg GCTGAGAGATAtcagtctcacagattctggtgtcgaggatctcgtctccgctctcagtacaaacccatcactgacggagctggatcTGAGTgaaaataaactgggagattcaggagtgaaactggtttctgcggctctgaggaacccggagtgtaaaatacagaaactggg gctgtacaATGTCGGTCTCAGGGATTCTGGCGCCGAGGATCTCGCCTCTGCTCTCATTAcatacccatcactgacggagctggacctggGATTAAACTcactgacagaccgatctgtccccgctctccgccgcctcatactgaccctcccgagtctggagcggatctg gctgcacTGGAATCGGTTCAGTCCAACAGGAGAGAGGGAACTGAGATcactgcaggaacccagaccaggactgagagtggagttgtga
- the LOC132387991 gene encoding NACHT, LRR and PYD domains-containing protein 3-like isoform X2, translating into MAQGAGIGRVPVQSTSGKVTGPSTAITELLASWDDFQLLQLTDFYRDRLEQAMEGGVHGVSLALTAENQFSGEEHRKICDLADKGERADSSKLLLSLVMEKGSRARRVMWETFVKMRIGVPKLDKILKEIQEHGCVPVHRPVPEIPRELKDVQQKHKETLWEQTKTLRVNTILMREKVKVFQLVDRYFELTVISTVRDRRLVEHELLARGRDHEEWREKHLGRELEKIRTDQLFQSSFSRSKSKSGSSAAVAGVPGIGKTTMVQKIVYDWATGTIFQQFQFVFSFKFRELNSINCRISLRELILDQYPYFGNILREVWKNPEGLLFIFDGLDEFKHRIDFADSRRDTEPKQQCPDPEWWCEVSDVVYSLIQGKLLPGCSVLVTTRPTALHLLEKAEISGWAEILGLVGEERKEYFSRHFEDQTVAAAVFKYVKENEILYTMSYNPSYCWILALALGPFFTQRVRDPQRVPKTITQLYSYYIYNILKNHGREIENPRNVLLRVGQMAFSGVSEKKIVFTDDDLINHNLQPSQFLSGFLMELLEREDSARSVVYTFPHLTIQEFVAAVAQFLNPHPGDILIFLNEAHNTTDGRFEVFLRFVAGLSSPMTARGLEEFLGPFPHETTCQVIDWVKKKVKHQSSNTESEAGKRSLLNTLHYLFESQNLGLAQAALESMESLSFRGMTLTPIDCAVLSYVIGLRDTIKHLDLEYCLVQSEGIQRLGPRLHKCQDLRLAGNELGDSGVKLVSAALRNPECKIQKLGLDNVDLTVSGAENLASALGTNRSLMDLNMDRNKLGDSGVKLLSVALKNPECKIQKLGLRDISLTDSGVEDLVSALSTNPSLTELDLSENKLGDSGVKLVSAALRNPECKIQKLGLYNVGLRDSGAEDLASALITYPSLTELDLGLNSLTDRSVPALRRLILTLPSLERIWLHWNRFSPTGERELRSLQEPRPGLRVEL; encoded by the exons ATGGCACAAGGAGCAGGCATCGGAAGAGTTCCAGTGCAGTCAACATCGGGAAAGGTCACGG GTCCGAGCACAGCAATCACTGAGCTCCTGGCAAGTTGGGAcgatttccagctgctgcagctgacggacttctaccgggacaggctggagcaggcgatggaaggaggggtgcacggagtgagcctggcgttaacggccgagaatcagttcagcggagaggaacatcgg aaaatctgtgatctcgctgataagggagagcgggcggacagttctaaactcctcctgagcctggtgatggagaaaggctcccgcgcccggagggtgatgtgggaaacctttgtcaaaatgcggattggtgtcccaaaattggacaaaatactgaaagaaataCAGGAACATG GCTGTGTTCCGGTCCATCGACCCGTACCGGAGATTCCCAGAGAACTGAAAG atgtacaacagaaacacaaggagactctgtgGGAACAAActaaaacactgagagtgaacacgatcctgatgcgggagaaggtgaaggttttccagctggttgatcgatacttTGAGCTCActgtcatttctactgttcgggatcggagactggtggaacacgagctgctggcaagaggcagagatcacgaggagtggagagagaaacatctcgGCAGAGAGCTGGAGAAAATCCGGACTGATCAGctgttccagagcagcttttcccggagtaaatccaaatctgggagttcggcagcagtggccggagtcccggggattgggaaaacaacaatggtacaaaagattgtatatgactgggccacggggacAATATtccaacagttccagtttgtcttcagtttcaaattccgagaGTTAAACTCCATTAACTGTAGAATAAGcctgagggaactgattctggatcagtatccttactttgggaatatcctgagagaggtctggaagaacccagagggattgctgtttatattcgatggtttggacgaattcaaacacagaatcgattttgctgacagtcggagagatacagaacCAAAGCAacagtgcccagatcccgagtggtggtgtgaagtgtctgacgttgtgtacagtttaatccagggcaagctgctcccagggtgttcagtgctggtgaccacccgtcccactgcgttacatttattggaaaaggcagagatcagtggctgggctgaaatcctgggattggttggtgaggaaaggaaggaatatttcagcaggcattttgaagatcagacggtggcggcagctgttttcaaatatgtgaaggagaacgagatcctgtacaccatgagctacaacccctcctactgctggatcctcgctctggcactgggccccttcttcacacaaagagtcagggacccgcagcgagttcccaagaccatcacccaactgtactcctactatatttacaacatcctgaaaaaccacggccgtgagattgagaacccccgtaatgtgttactcagggttggtcagatggccttcagtggagtgtccgagaagaagattgtgtttactgATGATGAtttgatcaaccacaatctgcagccttcccagttcctgtccgggttcctgatggagcttttggagagagaggattctgcccggagcgtggtgtacacattcccacacctcaccatccaagagtttgtagctgcagtcgcacaattcctgaatccacatcccggggatatcctgatATTCCTCAATGAAGcccacaacacgacagatggacgatttgaggtatttcttcgttttgttgctggtctctcctccccaatgacagctcggggcctggaagagtttctgggtccatttcctcatgaaacaacctgccaggtgattgactgggtgaagaagAAGGTTAAACACCAGAGTTCaaacacagagagtgaagctggtaaaaggagcctcctgaacacattgcactatctgtttgagtctcagaatcttggactggctcaggccgcactggaatcaatggaatcactttcattccgtggaatgacactgaccccgattgactgcgcggtcctgtcttaTGTCATCGGACTCCGTGacacaataaaacacctcgacctggagTACTGCCTTGTTCAgagtgaaggaatccagcggctgggacccaggctgcacaagtgccaggatttGAG acttgcggggaatgaactgggagattcaggagtgaaactggtttcTGCGGcgctgaggaacccggagtgtaaaatacagaaactggg GTTGGACAATGTCGATCTCACAGTTTCTGGCGCCGAGAATCTTGCCTCCGCTCTCGGAACAAACCGATCACTGATGGATCTGAACATGGAtcgtaataaactgggagattcaggagtgaaactgctgTCTGTGGCTCTgaagaacccggagtgtaaaatacagaaactggg GCTGAGAGATAtcagtctcacagattctggtgtcgaggatctcgtctccgctctcagtacaaacccatcactgacggagctggatcTGAGTgaaaataaactgggagattcaggagtgaaactggtttctgcggctctgaggaacccggagtgtaaaatacagaaactggg gctgtacaATGTCGGTCTCAGGGATTCTGGCGCCGAGGATCTCGCCTCTGCTCTCATTAcatacccatcactgacggagctggacctggGATTAAACTcactgacagaccgatctgtccccgctctccgccgcctcatactgaccctcccgagtctggagcggatctg gctgcacTGGAATCGGTTCAGTCCAACAGGAGAGAGGGAACTGAGATcactgcaggaacccagaccaggactgagagtggagttgtga